The Clostridioides sp. ES-S-0010-02 genome window below encodes:
- a CDS encoding phage repressor protein, whose translation MENLIVKEFNGSQIYTFVWKGKSCWIANQIVGLFDYADVSKTIQDCVKAEEFEIEQEYDVLKGIEFNDFVTTLNVVANNIISNKARSITIFYEDGLYGFLQYTDKPIGVQFRKWLRREVLPSIRQTGAYITNNADPQVLREKASEIESLDTVNKTIEILTPFLNGAGIDEKAKLLTAKTIYKKAGIELPLEIEEKEHFFDTKQIAIKLNMYSKTNKPDFVAVCEIIKKLDIKEEEKLIVLANKDNWNGTTTKYSQSVIDKISKWIEENNRPAKIAGEKKNYHVVYKIE comes from the coding sequence ATGGAAAATTTAATAGTAAAAGAGTTTAATGGAAGTCAAATTTATACTTTTGTATGGAAAGGAAAATCTTGTTGGATAGCCAACCAAATAGTTGGATTATTCGACTATGCAGATGTATCTAAAACAATACAGGATTGCGTAAAAGCAGAAGAATTTGAAATTGAACAAGAGTATGATGTATTGAAAGGAATTGAATTTAATGATTTTGTAACTACTTTAAATGTAGTCGCAAATAATATAATTAGTAATAAAGCTAGAAGTATAACTATTTTTTATGAAGATGGTTTATATGGATTCTTACAATACACAGACAAACCTATCGGTGTTCAATTTAGAAAATGGCTTAGACGAGAAGTTTTACCAAGCATAAGACAAACTGGTGCATACATAACTAATAACGCTGACCCTCAAGTGTTAAGAGAAAAAGCAAGTGAGATTGAAAGTCTAGACACAGTTAACAAGACTATAGAAATACTAACACCTTTTCTAAACGGTGCTGGAATAGATGAAAAAGCAAAGTTACTTACAGCAAAAACTATCTATAAGAAAGCAGGAATAGAGTTACCTTTGGAGATTGAAGAAAAAGAGCATTTCTTTGATACAAAACAAATTGCAATTAAATTAAATATGTATTCTAAAACTAATAAACCTGATTTTGTGGCAGTTTGTGAGATTATTAAGAAATTAGATATTAAAGAAGAAGAAAAACTCATAGTATTAGCAAATAAGGATAATTGGAATGGAACTACAACAAAGTATTCACAAAGTGTAATAGACAAGATTAGCAAATGGATAGAGGAAAATAATAGACCTGCTAAGATTGCAGGGGAGAAGAAGAATTATCATGTGGTTTATAAGATTGAGTAA